Proteins encoded in a region of the Salmo trutta chromosome 34, fSalTru1.1, whole genome shotgun sequence genome:
- the LOC115173424 gene encoding syndecan-2-A — MRNIWIILTLGITAFLSGERIADAAKSSSEVDELYIDDTGSGGYYPEDDDDFTSGSGSGIAEEVIEEAVTVSTLYIAPKAEPTQDSTKDFTPRVETDTPREDLPREKPRKPVRTEPPVPVTEDVRKNQITSTLSSPLEPIDVRSENLFQRTEVLAAVIAGGVIGFLFAIFLILLLVYRMRKKDEGSYDLGERKPSGAAYQKAPTKEFYA; from the exons ATGAGGAACATTTGGATAATTTTGACCCTCGGCATAACAGCCTTTCTCTCGGGGGAAAGG ATAGCGGACGCGGCCAAGTCGTCCTCCGAAGTGGATGAACTTTACATTGATGACACAGGGTCCGGGGGCTACTACCCTGAGGACGACGACGACTTTACCTCGGGGTCAGGATCAG GCATTGCTGAGGAGGTGATCGAGGAGGCGGTGACCGTGAGCACGCTGTACATTGCGCCCAAAGCAGAACCCACCCAGGACTCCACCAAAGACTTCACTCCCAGAGTGGAGACAGACACGCCCAGAGAAGACCTGCCTAGGGAAAAGCCCAGGAAGCCAGTCAGAACAGAG CCCCCAGTACCCGTCACCGAGGACGTGCGCAAGAACCAGATCACCAGCACCCTCAGCTCCCCCCTGGAGCCCATCGATGTTCGCTCGGAAAACCTCTTCCAGAGGACGGAGGTGCTGGCAG CTGTCATTGCGGGTGGAGTTATTGGCTTCCTCTTCGccatcttcctcatcctcctcttggTTTACCGCATGAGGAAGAAGGACGAGGGCAGCTACGACCTGGGAGAGAGGAAACCCTCTGGGGCAGCATATCAGAAGGCCCCAACCAAGGAGTTTTATGCATAA